From the genome of Setaria viridis chromosome 1, Setaria_viridis_v4.0, whole genome shotgun sequence:
TTCGTTTGATGCACAGAAGGTATGCAGATTGGCTGAATTTTATCCTAAGGACTTCTCCAACAATGATTTGCTAAAACtagaattgcaacttgataattatattgatgacatgCGACGAGATGATAGCTTCAAGGGTCTAGACAACATCGTTGATCTCTCAGTTAAGCTTGTTCAAACACGGAGGCACAAAGTGTATGATATGGTTTACTTGCTTCTCAAATTGATATTGCTATTACCAGTGGCAACAACGAGTGTTGAAAGGGTATTTTCTGCAATGGTTAAAGTGAAAATAaagtcaaggaataagctaggtGATAGTATTTTGGATGATTGTCTAGTCACATTCATTGAGCgggatattttcttccaagtgaATGAAGAAGATATAATCAAGACATTCATGTCATTTAAAAAGCGGTGGGTAAACAAAGTAGACAAATAATAttgtaagtttcttttatgctatattttgaaattgtttctagcttaatctttgaatttatcGAATTGTAAATGGTTTTATCGAATtgtataataattttttttcagcaTAGCCTGTGATAAAATCCTAGATCTGCCACTGCGAGGGAGTACAAATTTTCTAATCCATAGTTACATCTCACCAACTCCGTTACACCTCACTAGCCGCGTGGGTAACCTCGTTACAGCTccgactccggccgcgccaCGCCACTCACCGGCTGCCCCTCCGGCTGCGGCGAGCCTGGCACCGCTGCCTCCCTAAACTAGTGCCTACCTTGCGCCGCTATTGGCCATTGTTGCTCAGCCCCATGTCACCATCTCCCTCATCCCGCGGCAGCAGCTGGGCCTCGATTTGATCTAGGTGCATCCAAGCCGATGGGCCCGAGCTTGTCTCGCCCAGCCGACGAGCCTGAGGACGCCTGCATGTGTCAAGCCAAGAAAGGTGGAGGGGCTGGTGGACTCCGATGGAAAGGGGACGAAGGAGAGGAGTGTGCGAGGGACCCCCTGGAaagctcaacattttttatggTATCGGATGAGTGTGTCagcagccttttttttttcttcctaccGTCCCCGCCCACCAACAAGAATGAGATCCTCTAACTTTGCCCTTTCTACTTTTGAGTCACCACTATGGTAGATCCAAGCACGATAGGATCCGCATGGCAGTGACTCAAAATTAGATGCTAAAAGTTAAAGTATCCTCTTCCCCACCAATGCGCGACGGGtttaggtagtgtttggttttgaaaccatgtgggttgggttggagctgACCCATTTTTCTGGATTGGAGCCGACCCATCTCTTGTTTGATTGgagggatgggttggacccagtTTTTTGTTTAGTTGAGCGGGTTGAGGAGGTTGGGATGGATATCTATTTAATACCGTTAGTTGTGGACCCCACCTATCAGCCACGGGGCCTACCTATCagcctctctcttttttctcgtccttccatcttcttcctcctttcctccCCGCAAGCCATCCTCCTTCCCTACCGAGCCCCCACGCCGGCAGCCCTCCTTCCCCATCGAGCCCCCGCGCCGGCGGTCCTCCCTGCGCCACCTCATCCCCGCCCCCGCGCTGGCCACCTCATCCCCGCCATTGGaggtcctcctcccccaccgagCTAGCCCGGCCGCGGTGGGGCTCGAGCTCGCCCGGCGCACCTCCCCATCAGCGCcagtggagggcggcggcggcatcgggcgGGCGGACGCGGGGAGGACGAGCGCGAGAAGAAACGGACCGCGGACGCCGTTCAAGTGGGTCGGGGTGATTCCTTCTTTTTTGAGGGATCGGATGAACCCGGATCTACGAGGAATATTCCTCTACTGGGTTGGACCTAACCCCCACTCTCTCCAACAAAACATAGGTCGAAGTGGCTCAGCTCCAACCCCACCCACTTCAACCCCAGAACCAAACATTATCTTAGAAATCCCCCCAAGTTGTTGTGTCTGGTAGACGACTTCCCGCAGTCCGCGAGGAAAGCTATGAATTTTGTGTGGGCCACGAAGGGCACACTTTGATTTGCCCAACCATGGGCCTGCTCAGCCGTTCATAGCGGATTTTTCGAATGCTTCGGTAGCACCCAAAGCTTTCTGGACGAGTGTATCAAGCTCTGCCCGTTGATCCTAAGAAattgcgcctcatggtttgctAGAAAGTAGAGATTGTATTAGATAACTTTTCTAATCCCTAGCAGAAGACCTAACTCGTTCTTTCCATTGGGATCTGTTATAGTGCGTACTGCGTATACTACTCTACTTACATGACACAGAAGTTGCCATTGAACCGAACAACTGCACTGTCCAACCCAGAAAAATTGTTTGATCCATGGGAATTGGTTCTTTGATCTATTCCTCATGATGAATCGATGATCATCTAGATGCTTCATCGACCAATTCGTGAGTCATATTTAGTTGTTCAGGACAGCCTACAACATTTTCCCTTTACAAGTGAATTTCATCAGTAACGTTCTCGAAGTTGACATAGCATCACTTGTTAGAGCATTCTAGCACTATACTAGGGAACCTCGGCATCACATAACTATGGTTGAATGCTCACGGCCGTCACACGACACACCAGCGGCAGCGCCACCTCATGCATGCGGCATGCCTGGTGTTGATATCAGGATCCATGATCAACAACACTGCACCACTGAGATGGCTGAAGCTAGCACATGATCTCGACAACAGCATGCATGCAAGTTCCAACACAACATCTAAAACACTAGATCTCGACTCTAAGATCTATCAGCATCTAGTAGCACAGAGTTAGGGTTGAGAACGGATTAAGGCCTTATTTGGAACcttgtgctaaagtttagcactctcaaatagagtgctaaagtttagcaccttgggttgtttggatattgtactaaactttagcatctttgGTGAAAAATGACAACAGTGCTCCTCATTTATTATCTGTGCATAGCTGGCACACTACCCCTCCTTTACTTCTGCCTGTCCCGAGCTATCTCCTGTGCTAATCTTTTTTTGACGCCAAGGTTCTAGCTGTGAAGCGCtgccactcttttttttttaaacttcAGCGCTGCCCCTCTGACTTGTTTATTTTTCTCTCATTTGGCCAGCTTCATTTTCAAATAGTGAAGGATAACATTCAAAGTTATTTTCACTGTCCAATAAACATAAAATAACACAAAGAGTACAATACATTGTCAATGTCAATTACAACACAACCATACAAATTAGCTATGATCTATTATGCAGATTTCATCACGAAATTCATTCATATTATGGTCTTCATCCCCTACTTGGGTATTCATCGCATGTCCTTCAGAGTTCGATGGTTCGGCCATAGGAATAAAATTTTTATCACAATCGCACATATCAAAGGCCCTATTGGCAATAGCATTCTCTcgaatgaaattgtgaattgccatgcatgctactattattttgctttgcttgtgaTTGAAAAACTTGGTATACCCAAcaaatcctccacttcatcttcaaaactccaaaggacctctcgataacatttctaagggaCGAATGTGCGTAATTAAatgtctctttcataccttttggCATTGGCCACTTTGAAACTTCAGGAGATGGTACTTCGTACCCTTGTATGGTGCAAGGTAACCCGAACGGTTAGAATACCCCGAATCTACTAGGTAAAACTTGCCTACAGATGAAGACAATTTTatgaggtacatgaagttgACACCATATTTGGACAAATGAAGAGAATATCGTATACAAAGTAGTGTACCTGGAGGAGGATGTGGAAACTTGTCACCATATTTGGTTATGGCATCATTGAACACCCGCATATCATGTACCGATCCAGGCCATCCACCAACAACATTCCTAAAGCCTCCATCGTTGACATTCCTCTAGTTGCTCTCAAACCATATGATTCGACCAACAATTCATGAAGTTGATGAAATAATTGGCaagacatcctaaacatgttgtagcaagaGTTTCTATTTGATAGTGTTTTTTGAACCCATTCTATGCCCGGTACAGTGGCTACCCTCCTTGGAGCTTTGTGCATGTAAGTATCATAGTACATACTGATCATGAGTGCCGTCTTCAAGATTTCCCGATTCCTCTTACGATGAATGAGTGCCATCTTCATGACAGTGTGAGCCTCAATTGAATAATCCCCATCAGAATCACTTGAAAAATAGGCATCCCCATCCTaattcagcaaaaaaaaatgtcagTAGTAATTGAAACAGCCACATATAATAATTGGAACAGCCACATATAATATTCATCAAACATAAGAGTTCAAACAGCCACATAACAGTTCTAACATAATAGTTCAAACAGCCACATAAGAGTCCTAACATAAGAATCCTAACTAGACAATATTGTGGTTCTGGCACCATCTCTTCAAGAATGCCATCCTTGCTTCAGGAGAAGGTAGCTGACAGAAGAATTCCCTGTTATATGGGTCCCTACAAATGTTGTTACATACATACAATTCCCTACTATCAGGAGCTGCCCCACATTCCAGAGCCAACTGTTGGCACCTCTTAACATCCTCTGCCACCACTGTCATCTTGTTCATCTTCTGTCTTCTCTCATTGATAGATTGAGTAAGACTCTCCACACTCTTGAATATGCTATGAATAGCATCATCAGATGCAGACAACTTAGCAACTAGATTGCTCATCATTTTAACCATTGGGCTTTTGGACCTCTTTCCAGGACTAGTGGCAGGGGACTTGGTGCTTGTACTTGACCTCTTCCTGCTGTTAGAGCTCAGTGAGCTCTGATCAAGGTCATAAAAGACCCATCCTAGTCAGCAACCTCATCTTCTCCATCTTCACCatcttgttcctcttcttgttcaACTCCAGCCACAAATGAGGTCGATCCATCCACTGCAACATCATGGAACATTTCCTCAAGCTGATCAAGGTAGTCAGGAGCACCAACCTGTAATTTAGCACAGTGTGGTTTGCCCTGCAAATCAATTGCATTTTCAGATTAGAGATGTCAAAACAGCCATATATAGTGAAAGTTAACTACATGGAAATAAATCCTATGCCTCCCACCTTAGTGTCTTGTTCCCACCACCATTTTGGGGCAAAAACAGTACCATCAGCTTTCCTGCCAAGGTCACTCTGCTTTTGCAGTtctttccagaaggcatacAGAGATTTCAGTTGATATATTCGGTGCCTCAATTGCGACTTGTCATGCCTCAAACCAGTAACCATGAAATATTTTTCTGCAATTATCTTATAACCTCTTACAGACATGGTACCTTTGTGACAGTTTCCTGATCTCATTTGCTCTACGCACAAATCACAGAACAAACCAATATTTCTTTCTATCAATTATGCTTTGTCACTTTTTATCTAGTAAGAACATGCAAGACACATTCTCAAATCAGCACTGGAAGTAAATCAGGCACACATTGCACAATTGGTAGGACTCTGACTCATCTACCAGTAATTAGGAATCCATGGCTGGTGTACTGGTTAATGGGTCATAGAAATTAAACAAGTTGTGCAATTGAACTCAAACAAAACTACCTGCTACTTGACTTAACAGCTTACTCAGTATCACATAAAACAATGTACTGGTCCTGAGAACTATCACCATCCATGCAGCACACATATTTCACATATATACCACATCAAAATTGCGTAAcaatgaagaagaggatgggtGCAACCGAATACCTTGGAGCCGGGGAAGATAACTTCCACAGCTTTTGCACCATCGTTGCCATTTTCTTCATCAATATCAACCACATTATCTCCCTTAAAGGCCATTGCAGCACCAGCACTGGTTGTTCGTGGACGAGATCCGCGGCCACCGCCACGTCCTCCGCCACGACCTCTGCTACCGATACCACCTTCGGGCAAGGAACCTAAGAACAAAGACCTCGTTGCACGCCCTGCACCCCCACTGTTGCTGCTAGCTCCTCTATTGCCATCACCTCCTCTGCTACCGCCGGCACAtctgctgccgcctcctcctccgctgccgccaccacctcgtCCTCCATTGCGAGACACGCGTAAGCTGAGGGTACGGCTTTCGCGGCCTCGGGGTACTCCGTGTCCGCGAAGGAATTCAGAGTAGGAGTTAAGATCGGGGAAGTCCTCCTCCTGCGAGTTGAGGTCCAGGGCCTGCATGCCCTCACGGGGAGCTCGGGAAGATTCCGGCTACGAGAAGAAATCAAAGCCGCCGGGGGAGGGGGAATTGTGGATCCgactgggagaagaactcctGCAACCCATCGTCGCTATGGCCATCCATGATCACCGGGCGAAAAGATTGGGAGCACGGTGGCGGACGCCTGGGGCTGAGGAGGTCGTGGATCTAGGGGGCGGCGTGGGGAGCAGACGAAGGCGTGGTGGGAAGGGAGGATCTGTGGGCGGGGATGGTGACGGAAGGGGAGGACGGGCGGGAGTGAGGGGATGACCGGTGGAAGGGATTGGCAGCGTGACGCGGAGGaccggagggaggggaggaccGATGGGAGGAGCTGACTGCGATGGGATAGGGATGACCGGCAGGACTAGGATGGCGGCAGGATGGATGGCCGAcgggaggagatggtggctggaGATGCGGCTGCGGGAGGAAAGATGCGAGAGGGGCGGCTGCAGGAGACACGctgcgggaggaagaagaggagcatcggaggagagagaaaggggagcaAACAGGGAAAATATGGACGGGGGGATCACTTTTAGCAGGTTTAACACCCTTTAGCATCCCTTGAGTGTGCTAATGAAAATgggtgtgctaaactttagcgctCATCTTTTAGCACACCTGTTAGGAAGTCCAAGTGCTAaaagggtgctaaaagtggagtgttaaactttagcacattttttccaaacagggcctaataaagagagagaggaagggccGCAGTGATATGACTTACGAGACCTACAAGGCGAGCATTTCTAGGCAACATAACATAATACTGCCACGCACAAACAAGAGACTGGGTTGAAGAGCATTTCTTCATGACCTAGTTGGCGAGCTGGCAAAACGAACCCATATATGTAAGACCAGAGGGGTGTCTTAAACTCAACATCGATTTACACGTTGATGAGGAACCAGTAATAGTGGAAGTTCTGGACTACTGTCCCCTTGGCGAAAGAGAATTCTGACAATTACTTGGTTGCGTCAGATGTCTTCAAGCAGTTGATGGCCTCACTGCATAAAAGATTACAGCAATTACTAGAGCATCTTAAATGCAGAAGCACATGACAAGCGTAAATGATGCTCTGGAGTTTAAATAACACAATTATCTAATTCACTGGCTAAGTCATCATGTATGTGTTTCGATGTGATGAAATATAGGAGATTTATAAATACAATATGGGGTATGGAAGTCAGCATTATCCTTGCAAACTATGTTTCCTGACAAAGAAAGGGGTGAGTACAATACCATAATGCTTTGTCAATCTCAACATTTGCTGGGTCCAGTTTGAGACCATCAAGAAATGCATCGCATGCCTTTTCATAGTCCTGAAGACAGAAGAGTTGCTGCATCACTAGAAAAAGGATTTGGCGCAGCAAAATGAAAGAGTAACAGAAAATGATACATGTCATCTCACCTTAAGTAGCATCCGAGCAGCTCCTTGCAGGTAGCAAGCCTTTGCCCAGCCAGGGCGCTGCATCCTGCAAATTCCAGAATCACTCAATGCCTGGTCCCCTAGACCCATCTTCAGCCAGCAAAGGCACCTATTTGAGTACAAGGTTGAGTCATCATCAGGGCACTGATCTGCTGCCTGCATTTAAACAAAATTACCGAATTTAGTTCTTGTTGCCTACACTTCTCTCGAGCAAGTGCACAAATTTGGTATGGCAGCTCATTTTGCTAGAGTTAGGGTGGTAAACTAGACCCTCAACCCGAGGCATCAAATTAGGATACAGAAGTTAAAGACATATACATCCAAAAAAGGAGCTTTACTCCTTGTATCCAATCCAATAAAATGAGATACATGTTGATGTTTTCTTAACATATATAGTCTTTGATGCCACAGTTATAACTGTTACTCCCTctatttcaaaatgtaggtcgttttggcataatactatatttaggtgcataacaaaatctatctatctagaaaagccaaaacgacctacattttgcaACGGATGGAGTATTTTGTAGTCAACCTACAGAGTAATATTCTAGTGAAGTTTTGTAGAAGTTTTAAGATTGGCAAAAGAATCCCATAATGCAAATGCAGAAAACTTGTAGCATTCGTGATTTATCACAACATCAATTGTTTCCACTAACATCAAATGCAGGAAGTAGCTTCATTAACTTCCTACACATAAATGTGAAATGACCGAAATAAAGTTTAAACAGCAAAAGAGCAAAAAAGCGAAAACAAACAAATTTTCATATTAATAAAATCTTATAACGGACTGAAAAGAGTACGAACCATACCAACTGTCAATTTAGATATTACAAAACAGCAAATTAAGTGTAGGCTAAGAGAGATGGCTCAATAATACCATAGAGTAGAGCTTTGCAGCAGTAGCATAATCCTTTCTCTTGTAAGCCTTGTTTCCTTCTAACTTGAGATCATCTGGTTTCATTTTGTACATGGGGTCATCCTGAAACAGCAAAATAAATCATTTGGTACAAAGAATGATGACGTGTACAAAGGAGGATAGAGTTACATtaggtactactccctccgtcccaaattataagtcattttggcttttctagatgcatagatattattatgcatctagacatagggtatatctaagtgcataataaagtctatgaatctaaaaaagccaaatcgacctataatttgggacggagggagtagtacttgagaaggacacAAGAAGACCGTCTTATAGACTCACTTCACATCTGTACAATTACATAATGAGTTACCTATTTTACACACGCAACTAAACTTCACATTGCTTCGTTTCGAGCGCGTGCCCGCGCGCGGGGGTGGGGGGATTAATGAATACACATGTTTTGAGTTCCCCACTTTTATATTTAGGACATGTATTGAAGAAACAATAGAATAGAAATCACTCTACCACTAACATTAACACAGAACAACAAAAAGGAACTTAAATTGCAATACCTTCACAGATGGCATTGATTTCACATAACTGATTATCCCCTCAACGCTCCAATCCCGCACATATGGAACACGAGAAGTTACTGGAAGTAGAATCTCGACATCTTTCCTTCTGTTCTCATATGCAGCTATTTCAATTGGAAGGTGACCAAACTGTTAAGCAAAAACGAACGTTAAATTTACAGAACCATTCACAGAAATCCAAGGCAAAAGAGCAACGAACACAAGGTCTGTGATGACTGACGATAGTGAATTTAGCACTACAGTTCAAACAAGAACAGGAAAAAGATAAAGAACACCTACAATTTGAATACAGCTACATCTTACAGTAGTAACAATTACATAAAATATCTGGCTTGAACCTCACTAGGGAAGCCTTAAAGAATTGAAAAGGAACTCATTTATCATTGCAACAACTGAATGTCTGGAGTTGAAGAGGAAACATCAAATAATTGAACTCCACTGGTTCACTCTACCTCTTGTACTTCTCATAATACGCATTAATGTTCTATTCTTTCCTCAGACCAGCCAAGGAATCCTAGGTTATGATAGAAAGCACAACTAAGCCAACCACAACGTTAGAACCAAACTTTGCTCTGAGATTGAAAAGCAGTGGTTCTCTggtaaaaattcagaaaaatccaATTAAATACATAATGAAAAGGTTCTCCAGTATAAGCAAAATGCCATAATGTAAATTATCTAAATTTCACAACAGCAATATGATTCACCCAGACAAAAATTTAACATTTTGATGGACAGCGATGTACATAACACAAAAACACAattttattgcattttattCATCAAACCTTATAAGTACATCATAAGAAATAATCATAAAGCTGTTGTTAGTCATATATATGATTATTCAATTGCAATTtgtaagcatttctagacttcaCACCCATGAGAATAATCTTTTTAGTTTTGACTAAAAAAATCATATCAACATGAACCATCTATTTAACTGGGGCATCGAGTCATCAATATCGTGCAAAGATTCATATTACTTGTAAACTAAACCAACAAAGAGAATTAAATAGATATTTGTTACCATAACACATCAATATCTGCATGGTTTGCACTATAACCACAACACCAGTTCAGTGCGATGGCATATTAACTGGTTGTGCATCTGAGAAACAAGTTCATGGTCACTAAGGACAATTTCCACAAATTTAATTTGGAATGTTTAAGGACTTTATGGGTTGGCTTTGACgggaaacaaaaaaaactagATTGCTAAGTTTTGCTTCTTAGCATTAGCAAAAATCATAGTTTCACAGAGGTTAGTTTTCATAATTTCCCATGCGTGAATAACCACTTGATGGTGTGAAAAAAACATGTATTTAGTGGAAAAGTGAAAAGTAAAAACTTACATCATCACGAACATCAGGATCTGCACCAGCCTCCAGTAAGCAATTGTAGAAGTCAGTTAAGCCATTGCTGACCGCAGTTATTAAGGGAGTTACAGAACCAACACCCTTCACGTCAGCACCAGCCTAACACATAAAAGGTGGCAATAAGCATATGAGAATTTGCACTCCTTCCTTTTCTATGAGATATTTAAggagtgatttttttttggttatCTGTGGTAATAGGAACAGAAGAGCATCACTAATTTTACCTAAACTCCCCTTCCACTTCAGTGCATGGTAGATTTACAAGACTATACATCTTCGCTAGCTTGTTACTAATATTAAAGATCAATGGTTTAAAGACAAAAATATTCACCAAGGTAGCAAGAAACACAACTTAATAAGGGTATGCATTTATTCTATACTTTTCATTAATTCACATGAAAAGGGCTCAAATGTgaggaaagaatgaaagaaATGAAGCAATACCAAGTTTTGAAATGGGAGTTCATCTCAGATATCTTACCAAGTATCCAAAAGATTTCAATTTAACTGccctaaaaaaaattcaatttgGCATGAGATTAGTGGGCCATACCTTGATCAAAAGTTTCACACACTTGAGCGAGCCAGCAGTGAGAGACACAAAAAGAGGAGTGCATACAGTGTTAAATACCTTGTTACACTGACAAGAAAGATTGAAAAAATCAGTGCCCTTACATAATAAGCTGGCAGAAGTATATTCTTCTAAATTGTAATCAGTAAAGTGGATCTTGTTAATCTAAGAAGAAAGGTAGACAGGCATATTGCGTACATCTGCACCGCGGTCCAACAAAATCTTCATAGCACCATCCTGCTTAAAGAAAGCAGCCATATGCAATGGTGTTCCAGTATCACAAAACGAGTCAACATTGGCCCCTTTTGAGAGTAatgcttttactatatcacaattTCCTGAATCGCAAAAATATAATACAGAATTTTGTTAGTTATTTACTTGGATCATATATTGTAATAAGTCGAATGGGTAGAGAGAGAATCTACATCAAATTGTGTGTTCAAATAAAGCATTAAGTTGTCCTGAAAAATTGGGGCTCATGCTGGATGAGTCCACCTCCAATGTTAAGAGGTTCACGTTAATGTGTTTTTCATGTACTGCTCCCCACAATTTTAGTgaaaagaatatatatatatatatatataatatatataatatatatatatatatatatatatatatatatatgttttcaAGTTCATCATCAGGTCTAGAAATGTATCCGGATACCCTAGGAAGTAACTCAAGAAATAACTAATGCTGCATGAACAGGACAAAGAAGTTAATAATTGAATTTTACAAACATCTGATCCATGTCAGTGCAGGTGACATTTTGATAGATGAAGAATACAAATTTCATGACACGTCCATCTTCATAACGGCATTTTTAAGATTTAAAGGCAGCGATTAAACAACTAATTCATCACTAAAGCTCTTTAAATGCTTGGATGACACTGTAATAACTAATAACTATCCACGAGCATGACATAAAGACGCGGGCCATTTCCTTATTACCTATAACACTGACATGATCTGGATTAAATTTCATTACATCACTCCAAACACATAAACTAAATATTTTAAGACACAGTGTCATGCACGCGGACGAAAAAAGATAAGT
Proteins encoded in this window:
- the LOC117851689 gene encoding uncharacterized protein, giving the protein MAPPPTSGAGPASLRRRLFEAAGDGDLQLFKRTATALDAGKGRIREAVEAVTSRGAGVLHAAAGSGRMSMCAYLVEELLVDVNATDDSGDTPLAYAVRSGTLDIVQYLLDHDANPDKPNGKGSTALHLAAAGGNCDIVKALLSKGANVDSFCDTGTPLHMAAFFKQDGAMKILLDRGADCNKVFNTVCTPLFVSLTAGSLKCVKLLIKAGADVKGVGSVTPLITAVSNGLTDFYNCLLEAGADPDVRDDFGHLPIEIAAYENRRKDVEILLPVTSRVPYVRDWSVEGIISYVKSMPSVKDDPMYKMKPDDLKLEGNKAYKRKDYATAAKLYSMAADQCPDDDSTLYSNRCLCWLKMGLGDQALSDSGICRMQRPGWAKACYLQGAARMLLKDYEKACDAFLDGLKLDPANVEIDKALCEAINCLKTSDATK